A genomic window from Passer domesticus isolate bPasDom1 chromosome Z, bPasDom1.hap1, whole genome shotgun sequence includes:
- the LOC135291087 gene encoding uncharacterized protein LOC135291087 translates to MNDDKVPEEFPEGLPDVPEELLAALHEAPSETDSETVPETLAVEESDIVPGSHEKREPIEDTRTLAEPEEYSGSSGGQKAETAGHRDPSKYYILVGTVAASALLLLGAVSGYLVMHQLLKRDRRSQEDKEATGQDWDSSWESCGQPRGEAEPGEGAGSGERAQGNGFRDSCRLFPELFAAELAQLYKNMSADPSPLPTCSFCSLADNASSRDHWISLESPQPTASSWPSYHQYLQDYYLLEDDD, encoded by the exons atgaacgatgacaaggttcctgaagagttccctgaaggattgccggatgttccagaggagctcctggcagccttgcatgaagccccatctg agacagattcggagactgtgccggagaccttagctgtggaagaaagtgacattgtgccaggctcacatgaaaaaagagaaccaatagaggacaccaggacacttgctgagcctgaggaatattcag ggtcatccggtgggcaaaaagccgagactgctggacaccgtgacccgagcaagtactacatcctagtagggacagtagcagcctcagctttgcttctgcttggggcagtgtctggctatctagtcatgcatcagctgctgaagagagacag gaggagccaggaggacaaagaggcaacaggacaggactgggactcttcctgggaaagctgtggtcagcctagaggtgaagcagagccaggagaaggagcgggaagtggcgagagagcccaaggcaacgggttcagggacagctgccgcctgtttcctgagctctttgcagcagagctcgcccagctgtacaagaacatgagcgcagacccgtcacctctgcccacctgctccttctgttctctggctgacaacgcctcttcacgggaccactggatttccctggagtcacctcagcccacagcatcctcttggccctcctaccaccaatacctgcaggactactatctcttagaggatgatgattag